In one window of Calditrichota bacterium DNA:
- a CDS encoding membrane dipeptidase: DLGARYITLCHTANNDICDSSTDRNGPEHHGLSEFGKQVVAEMNRLGMIVDVSHISDEAFADVLEVSKAPVIASHSCARALCNNPRNLSDDMLVKLAQKGGVMQMCILSAYVKDTPPNAEREAALRKLREKYGSWGQIKDEKVREQLRQEWEAIDAQYPEPKATVQDVVDHIDHVVKLVGIDYVGIGTDFDGGGGVVGCDDVSEMPNITLELVKRGYSEEDIAKIWGGNFMRVFREVIQEAERERAE; encoded by the coding sequence CGACCTCGGGGCGCGCTACATCACCCTGTGCCACACCGCCAACAACGACATCTGCGACTCGTCCACCGACCGTAACGGCCCGGAGCACCACGGGCTCAGCGAATTCGGCAAGCAGGTGGTGGCGGAGATGAACCGTCTGGGTATGATCGTAGACGTTTCCCACATTTCGGATGAGGCTTTTGCCGACGTCCTCGAAGTGAGCAAAGCTCCGGTGATCGCCTCGCACTCCTGTGCCCGGGCTCTGTGCAACAACCCGCGCAACCTGAGCGATGATATGCTGGTGAAACTGGCGCAAAAGGGTGGGGTGATGCAGATGTGCATCTTGAGCGCCTACGTGAAGGACACGCCGCCCAATGCGGAGCGCGAGGCCGCCTTGCGCAAGCTGCGCGAGAAGTACGGCTCCTGGGGCCAAATCAAGGACGAGAAGGTGCGCGAGCAGCTGCGCCAGGAGTGGGAAGCCATCGACGCCCAGTATCCCGAGCCCAAGGCCACGGTGCAGGACGTGGTGGACCACATCGATCATGTGGTAAAGCTGGTGGGCATCGACTATGTGGGCATCGGCACGGACTTTGACGGCGGAGGCGGCGTAGTCGGCTGCGACGACGTTTCCGAGATGCCCAACATCACCCTTGAGCTCGTCAAGCGGGGGTACTCGGAGGAGGACATTGCCAAAATCTGGGGCGGCAACTTCAT